CGAGCTGCTCCTTCTATCAGGTTGTTTGCTCACACTGCAGCAGTGAGCAGATAGTTAGGGGTCTTACTATCAAGAAAAAGGCCTCGCAAATAACTGCGAGGCCCCTTTGCTGATTTATGAAAAATCCGAACTAAATTCTGCGCACGTTCGCAGATTGGGGACCTTTTTGACCATCGGTCACGTCGAAAGTTACGCGGTCGCCCTCAGCCAGAGATTTAAAGCCGTCGCCTTGAATTGCTGAGAAATGGACGAATATATCAGGCCCATTATCCTGTTCGATAAATCCAAAGCCCTTCGAATCGTTAAACCACTTTACTGAACCTTCTGCCATTTTTTTCTCCATGTTCCTTCTGGAACCTTTTTGTTGTACAAATCCCGCTCTATCAACAAACAAAAAAACACACGCCCAAGAGGGCCTGTGTTTTTGATCCAGATCGACACCTTGTCCACCTGGCGAGCGATAAAAATTTCCACAAACTTAGCTTAAGTAACCAAACAGTAGCACGCTTAGTTTCCGAATAGCAAGGCCTATGTCTCTGTTGCACTTTCCACCCGAAGAAAACATTCTATTTTCCAAGGTGGAAAGATAAGT
This is a stretch of genomic DNA from uncultured Desulfuromonas sp.. It encodes these proteins:
- a CDS encoding cold-shock protein; its protein translation is MAEGSVKWFNDSKGFGFIEQDNGPDIFVHFSAIQGDGFKSLAEGDRVTFDVTDGQKGPQSANVRRI